In the Flagellimonas sp. MMG031 genome, one interval contains:
- a CDS encoding threonine/serine dehydratase, with the protein MDKQHLIDCHERIKPFIHNTPVLTSRLINEMADAHLFFKCENFQRMGAFKMRGAANAIMQLSDEQKKNGVVTHSSGNFAQALSLSAQSLGVTAYIVMPDSAPQVKKDAVKGYGGVLVECESTLEARERTSQEIVEKHGATFIHPSNDDHVILGQGTACMELLELHPNLDYVVTPVGGGGLIAGTALAAHYFGNQCKTIGGEPFEVDDAYRSLQSGQIETNSTTNTIADGLKTQLGDRNFPIIQKHVEEIIRVTEDEIIQSMRLLWERLKIVCEPSCAVALAAVFREKEKFKAQEIGIIISGGNVDLSRLPF; encoded by the coding sequence ATGGACAAACAACATTTGATTGACTGCCACGAGCGGATAAAACCTTTTATCCACAACACCCCTGTACTCACATCTCGCTTGATCAACGAGATGGCAGATGCCCATCTTTTTTTTAAGTGTGAAAACTTCCAGCGAATGGGTGCCTTTAAAATGCGCGGGGCCGCCAATGCCATTATGCAGCTTTCGGACGAACAAAAAAAAAATGGCGTGGTAACCCATTCCTCGGGCAACTTTGCACAGGCCCTATCCCTTTCTGCCCAAAGCTTGGGCGTAACGGCCTATATTGTGATGCCCGATTCGGCTCCACAAGTGAAAAAGGATGCCGTAAAAGGGTATGGTGGGGTTTTGGTGGAATGTGAATCGACCTTGGAAGCTCGGGAACGTACCTCGCAAGAAATCGTAGAAAAACATGGAGCCACCTTTATCCATCCTTCGAATGATGACCATGTGATTTTAGGCCAAGGCACGGCCTGTATGGAATTGTTGGAACTGCATCCGAACCTGGATTATGTGGTCACCCCTGTTGGCGGTGGCGGATTGATTGCCGGAACTGCCCTTGCGGCCCATTACTTCGGGAATCAATGTAAAACTATTGGCGGAGAACCGTTTGAAGTGGATGATGCCTATCGGTCCTTGCAAAGCGGACAAATTGAGACCAATTCTACCACCAATACCATCGCTGATGGACTTAAGACACAACTGGGCGACAGGAACTTTCCCATCATCCAGAAACATGTGGAAGAAATTATTAGGGTGACCGAGGATGAAATCATCCAATCCATGCGATTGCTTTGGGAGCGTCTCAAAATTGTATGCGAACCTTCCTGTGCCGTGGCATTGGCAGCGGTTTTTCGCGAAAAGGAGAAATTCAAGGCCCAAGAAATAGGCATAATCATCTCTGGCGGAAATGTAGATTTGAGCCGCTTGCCCTTTTAG
- a CDS encoding response regulator has product MYKEIYLVDDEDLVNTVNAIHFRRMGLEERVKSFTNPELALDDLRYRDNPNVKTLILLDINMPEMSGFEFLEFMMLEDFPETNEVLLVTSSESEADKEEADKYGKYVKEFITKPLRIEHLEDYLQSANK; this is encoded by the coding sequence ATGTACAAGGAAATATATCTGGTCGACGACGAAGACCTGGTGAATACCGTAAATGCGATTCATTTCAGACGAATGGGACTTGAGGAAAGGGTAAAGAGTTTTACCAATCCAGAATTAGCCTTGGATGACCTTCGCTATCGGGACAACCCCAACGTAAAAACACTTATCTTATTGGATATCAACATGCCGGAAATGAGCGGATTCGAATTTTTGGAATTTATGATGCTCGAGGATTTTCCGGAGACCAATGAGGTGCTCTTGGTGACTTCTTCCGAATCGGAAGCCGATAAGGAGGAAGCCGACAAATATGGAAAGTATGTGAAGGAGTTTATCACCAAACCCCTTCGTATTGAGCATTTGGAGGATTATCTCCAAAGTGCCAATAAATAG
- a CDS encoding universal stress protein, translated as MQKILIPTDFSENAWNAIDYAMQLFRNRRCTFYLLNTYTPVIPSSRFMAKMIDGVRIVDAVRENSERGLDKTVKKIKSKYGNPNHSFETISSFNLLVEEVKDIVETFGIHMVITGTKGASGVDEVFMGSNTVRIIKSTKKCPVLAIPYHFEYVTPSEIAFATDFNRFYTSSELEPILEMAKMFKATIRIVHVQYGIKALTELQQFNLNMLRRYLNGVEHYVHTVSELNSVSHTLETFSQELGIHLLAMLNYQHSYMEKMTREPIVKRTAFHTQIPLLVIPELGMEGISAKPKEEEEEVQSHN; from the coding sequence ATGCAAAAGATATTAATACCTACGGATTTTTCGGAAAATGCATGGAATGCCATTGATTATGCCATGCAATTGTTCCGTAACAGGCGTTGTACATTCTATCTGCTCAACACCTATACCCCGGTTATTCCGAGCAGCAGATTTATGGCGAAAATGATTGATGGAGTACGTATTGTGGATGCGGTACGGGAGAATTCTGAACGAGGTTTGGATAAAACAGTAAAAAAAATCAAATCCAAATACGGCAATCCCAACCATAGTTTTGAGACCATTTCCTCCTTTAATCTTTTGGTGGAAGAGGTAAAGGATATTGTGGAGACCTTTGGCATCCACATGGTGATTACGGGAACCAAGGGCGCTTCGGGTGTAGACGAGGTTTTTATGGGCAGCAATACGGTACGGATCATAAAATCCACCAAAAAATGCCCCGTTTTGGCCATTCCCTATCACTTTGAATATGTAACCCCTTCCGAAATTGCATTTGCCACCGATTTTAATCGATTCTACACTTCTTCGGAATTGGAGCCCATTTTGGAAATGGCAAAAATGTTCAAGGCTACCATCAGAATTGTCCACGTGCAATATGGCATTAAGGCCTTAACGGAACTGCAACAATTCAACCTGAACATGCTGCGCCGCTATTTGAACGGCGTAGAGCATTATGTGCACACGGTTTCCGAACTCAATTCGGTTTCCCATACCTTGGAAACCTTCTCCCAAGAATTGGGCATTCACCTCCTGGCCATGCTCAATTACCAGCACAGCTATATGGAGAAAATGACCCGGGAGCCCATTGTCAAGCGTACGGCGTTCCACACCCAAATACCTTTGTTGGTGATTCCGGAACTGGGCATGGAAGGCATTTCGGCCAAGCCCAAGGAAGAAGAGGAAGAGGTGCAGTCGCACAATTAA
- a CDS encoding M56 family metallopeptidase has product MMLTLILKSTACLTVFLIFYKVLLEKESVHQFKRFFLLGALIASFIIPNLVFIEYIDAVEPATNAISSNTDPFSDGFKAQPIPQPSVFDWQLLLWLVYGLGVIGFGLRFIANLFQIRLRIKKNPKFKEKFVTKVLLNQSLPPHTFLNFIFLNQHQFEAKNIPEEVLLHEETHARQRHSWDILLVEIAQVIFWFNPLIYFFKSSIKLNHEFLADQAVIHKTCDQSHYQKTILSYLSNGIEHHQSVGIANAINYSSIKKRFTVMKTNTSKKSFVLRSFLLLPLTALLLFGFSEHRQIEKEGTFEQIIAVDLLENGKVALGNRTVHLNEVPKTLLQDYLQNHDAQETKVEINSLQPVHYDLLLELSKAIRTTGITTIEIAAEEVVMDKNQFKEHVPVTSTTTLLNTKKMTVVDHGLQTQQSATREEMKEYNALAKKYNDMDRDHMVIQKKEVMRLKEIYAKMSKKQRADAEPFPNFPPPPPAPDATTPPTPPAPPKSIKATETPAPTMPPAPPAPPKPIEHVKKMVAKGASFTLNGKEISSKKALEVVQKNQSINIDAREANGANPVVKLSTEPIVIDN; this is encoded by the coding sequence ATGATGCTCACCTTAATCTTAAAATCTACGGCCTGCCTGACCGTTTTTCTGATTTTCTACAAAGTATTGCTGGAAAAGGAAAGCGTACACCAATTTAAACGGTTCTTTTTGTTGGGGGCGCTCATCGCTTCCTTTATAATTCCCAATTTGGTATTTATCGAATATATTGATGCGGTCGAACCCGCAACCAATGCAATTTCTTCGAATACAGACCCCTTTTCTGATGGCTTTAAGGCACAGCCCATTCCTCAGCCTTCAGTTTTTGATTGGCAACTTTTGTTATGGCTTGTTTATGGATTAGGAGTTATTGGATTTGGACTTCGCTTTATTGCAAATCTGTTCCAAATACGTTTACGCATCAAAAAGAACCCTAAGTTCAAGGAAAAATTTGTGACCAAGGTGCTTTTGAATCAATCCCTTCCACCGCATACATTTTTGAACTTCATTTTTTTGAACCAACATCAATTCGAAGCCAAAAATATTCCCGAAGAAGTATTGCTGCACGAAGAGACACACGCCCGTCAGCGACATAGTTGGGACATTCTTCTTGTTGAAATCGCCCAAGTCATCTTTTGGTTCAATCCCCTGATTTACTTTTTCAAATCATCCATTAAGCTAAACCATGAGTTTTTGGCTGACCAGGCGGTGATCCATAAAACATGTGACCAATCCCACTATCAAAAAACAATCCTGTCGTACTTATCCAACGGCATTGAACATCATCAGTCGGTCGGCATCGCAAATGCCATTAATTATTCATCAATCAAAAAACGTTTTACAGTCATGAAAACAAACACATCAAAAAAATCATTTGTACTGCGAAGCTTTTTGCTTCTTCCACTTACGGCCCTATTGTTATTTGGGTTCAGTGAACATCGTCAAATTGAAAAAGAAGGGACCTTTGAGCAAATCATCGCAGTGGACCTTCTTGAAAACGGCAAGGTAGCCTTGGGAAATAGAACTGTCCATTTAAATGAAGTTCCAAAAACCCTGCTCCAAGACTATCTGCAAAACCACGATGCCCAAGAAACGAAGGTTGAAATCAATTCGCTTCAGCCTGTACATTACGATTTGTTATTGGAGTTATCCAAAGCAATTAGAACAACGGGCATTACCACCATTGAAATCGCCGCGGAAGAAGTAGTTATGGACAAAAACCAATTCAAAGAACATGTTCCGGTGACATCAACAACGACCCTGTTGAATACCAAAAAAATGACGGTAGTAGATCATGGATTGCAAACGCAACAAAGTGCTACGCGAGAAGAAATGAAGGAATACAATGCTCTGGCCAAAAAATATAACGACATGGACCGTGACCACATGGTGATCCAAAAGAAGGAAGTGATGCGGTTAAAGGAAATCTATGCCAAAATGTCCAAAAAACAACGAGCGGATGCGGAACCTTTCCCTAATTTCCCACCGCCACCACCAGCGCCGGATGCTACTACTCCTCCAACGCCTCCTGCGCCACCTAAAAGCATAAAAGCGACCGAAACCCCGGCACCAACAATGCCTCCTGCGCCCCCAGCACCACCAAAACCCATTGAGCACGTGAAGAAAATGGTTGCCAAAGGGGCAAGCTTTACCTTGAACGGAAAAGAAATATCCAGTAAAAAAGCCCTTGAAGTGGTTCAAAAAAATCAATCTATAAATATTGATGCAAGAGAAGCCAATGGAGCTAACCCTGTTGTAAAACTATCCACGGAGCCCATAGTCATCGATAACTAA
- a CDS encoding BlaI/MecI/CopY family transcriptional regulator: MQLSKSEEELMNIVWKLKKAYMKDILDAYPEPKPATTTVATLLKRISDKGFIAYNSIGRSREYYPLVKKKDYFSKQVNGLIKNFFNDSATQFASFFAQETNLSKEELEELKKLIDNEIKKK, translated from the coding sequence ATGCAGCTGTCAAAATCCGAAGAAGAGCTAATGAACATTGTTTGGAAACTTAAAAAGGCCTACATGAAGGATATATTGGATGCCTATCCCGAGCCCAAACCTGCCACCACAACAGTGGCCACTCTTCTTAAGCGCATATCGGACAAAGGTTTTATTGCCTATAACAGTATTGGAAGAAGCAGGGAATATTACCCATTGGTGAAGAAGAAAGACTATTTTTCGAAGCAAGTGAACGGACTCATCAAAAACTTTTTTAATGATAGCGCCACTCAATTTGCATCATTCTTCGCCCAAGAGACCAATTTGAGCAAGGAAGAATTGGAGGAGTTAAAAAAATTGATAGACAACGAAATCAAAAAGAAGTAA
- a CDS encoding DUF4407 domain-containing protein — MLQRFFIFCSGADTHILDSCSNGERNKYAGIGATVFFTAVMAFIASGYALYTVFDNVYTSIFFGLIWGLLIFNLDRYIVSTIKKRDNFKGELLQAAPRIVLALIIAVVISKPLEMKIFEKEINQVLLEEKNAMTLNNKEQLALQYTPKIESLNQDIANLKNEIATKEAETNALYDTYISEAEGTAGTGLLGKGPVYKEKREKHDAALAELNSLKTTNGEKIENIEAQIVALQTDYDTAVANSQPIIDGFDGLMARINALGKLPWFPSFFIFLLFLAIETAPIIAKLLAPKGEYDYKFEEQESVVATWVTQKVEQRKLLLSTDGEINQQIYADIKNEEELYRYKKQKAEELLRLQADSFHNVQVKGL; from the coding sequence ATGTTACAACGCTTTTTCATTTTCTGCTCCGGAGCGGATACCCACATTTTAGACTCTTGTTCCAACGGGGAACGCAACAAATATGCAGGCATAGGTGCCACCGTATTCTTTACGGCCGTTATGGCATTTATTGCCTCAGGCTACGCCCTTTACACGGTTTTTGACAATGTGTATACTTCCATTTTCTTTGGGTTGATTTGGGGTTTGCTCATTTTCAATTTGGATCGATATATTGTTTCCACCATCAAGAAGAGGGACAATTTTAAGGGAGAATTGCTTCAAGCAGCTCCTCGGATTGTGCTGGCCTTGATTATTGCCGTGGTGATTTCCAAACCGTTGGAAATGAAGATTTTTGAAAAGGAAATCAATCAGGTTTTATTGGAAGAGAAGAATGCCATGACTTTGAACAACAAGGAACAATTGGCCTTGCAGTACACTCCTAAAATTGAAAGCCTGAATCAGGATATTGCCAACCTTAAAAATGAAATTGCGACCAAAGAAGCAGAGACCAATGCACTCTACGATACCTATATTTCCGAAGCCGAAGGCACTGCCGGAACGGGTCTATTGGGAAAAGGTCCAGTGTATAAGGAAAAGCGGGAAAAGCACGACGCTGCTCTTGCTGAACTCAATTCCTTGAAGACGACCAACGGTGAAAAAATTGAAAACATCGAGGCCCAGATTGTGGCCCTCCAAACCGATTACGATACCGCAGTTGCCAATTCACAACCCATTATCGATGGGTTTGATGGTTTGATGGCGCGCATCAATGCACTTGGGAAGTTGCCCTGGTTTCCATCCTTTTTCATTTTTTTACTGTTTTTGGCCATTGAAACAGCACCTATCATCGCCAAATTGTTGGCACCTAAAGGCGAGTACGATTACAAGTTTGAAGAACAAGAAAGTGTTGTCGCTACCTGGGTGACCCAAAAAGTGGAACAGCGTAAACTGTTGTTGTCCACCGATGGGGAAATCAACCAGCAAATTTATGCCGATATCAAAAATGAGGAAGAGCTGTACCGCTACAAGAAGCAAAAGGCAGAGGAACTGTTGCGTCTCCAGGCCGATAGCTTTCATAATGTGCAGGTGAAGGGACTTTAA
- a CDS encoding dipeptidase, translated as MKDITNYISTNKDRFINELIDLLKIPSISADKSYKNDVLEAAKAVKKSLDDAGCDNTEICETKGYPVVYGDKIIDPNLPTVLVYGHYDVQPPDPIHLWDSPPFEPIIKKTELHPDGAIFARGACDDKGQFFMHVKAVEYMIQNNTLPCNVKFMIEGEEEVGSDSLGDFLKENSEKLKNDIILISDTGMIANDTPSITTGLRGLSYVEVEVTGANRDLHSGIYGGAAPNPINVLAKMIAQLHDQNNHITIPGFYDKVQVISEEERAEMAKAPFDLEAYKKSLDIGDVHGEKGFSTPERFGIRPTLDVNGIWGGYTGEGAKTVIASKAYAKISMRLVPDQDWHEITDLFTKHFTSLAPKSVKVKVTPHHGGQAYVTPIESDGYQAASKAMETTFGKTPVPQRTGGSIPIVALFENVFDSKTILLGFGLDSDAIHSPNEHFGVWNFLKGIETIPYFYKYYTEMKA; from the coding sequence ATGAAAGACATAACAAATTACATCAGTACCAACAAGGACAGATTTATAAACGAGTTGATCGACCTTTTAAAAATCCCCTCCATCAGTGCCGACAAATCCTATAAAAATGATGTTTTGGAAGCTGCCAAAGCGGTAAAAAAATCATTGGATGATGCAGGTTGCGACAATACGGAGATATGTGAGACCAAAGGGTATCCGGTCGTATATGGCGATAAAATCATAGATCCCAATTTGCCCACTGTTCTCGTGTACGGACATTATGACGTGCAACCCCCAGACCCCATTCATCTATGGGACTCTCCACCTTTTGAGCCTATCATCAAAAAAACCGAACTGCACCCGGATGGGGCCATTTTTGCCCGAGGTGCCTGTGATGACAAAGGGCAATTTTTTATGCACGTGAAAGCGGTGGAGTATATGATCCAAAATAATACTTTGCCTTGCAATGTCAAGTTTATGATCGAGGGCGAGGAAGAAGTGGGCAGCGATAGTTTGGGAGATTTCCTAAAGGAAAACAGTGAAAAGCTCAAAAATGACATCATCCTGATTTCCGATACCGGCATGATAGCCAACGACACCCCTTCCATCACCACCGGGCTACGTGGCCTGAGCTACGTTGAGGTGGAAGTGACCGGAGCCAACCGCGATCTGCACTCCGGAATTTATGGTGGGGCGGCACCCAACCCGATCAACGTGCTGGCCAAAATGATTGCACAGCTACATGATCAAAACAATCATATCACCATTCCTGGCTTTTATGACAAGGTACAGGTGATTTCCGAAGAGGAACGCGCCGAAATGGCCAAAGCCCCCTTTGACTTGGAAGCCTATAAAAAATCATTGGACATTGGAGATGTACATGGGGAAAAAGGATTTTCTACACCTGAACGTTTTGGTATCCGACCTACGTTGGATGTGAACGGTATCTGGGGAGGCTATACTGGGGAAGGCGCAAAGACGGTCATTGCCAGCAAGGCCTACGCCAAAATATCCATGCGTTTGGTTCCGGACCAAGATTGGCACGAGATTACCGATTTGTTCACCAAACATTTTACATCCTTGGCCCCAAAAAGTGTGAAAGTAAAAGTGACCCCGCATCATGGCGGTCAGGCTTATGTTACTCCAATTGAAAGTGATGGTTACCAAGCGGCGTCCAAAGCCATGGAAACCACTTTTGGCAAAACTCCCGTTCCTCAACGAACTGGCGGAAGCATTCCAATTGTGGCATTGTTTGAAAACGTTTTTGATAGTAAAACGATTCTCTTAGGATTTGGGTTGGATAGCGATGCCATCCACTCCCCCAATGAGCATTTTGGTGTTTGGAACTTTTTAAAGGGTATTGAGACCATACCCTACTTCTACAAATATTATACAGAAATGAAGGCCTAG
- a CDS encoding PAS domain-containing sensor histidine kinase gives MKQKNAFIQNKVEIVEDRDDVVWAMDRDYRLTAFNTCFKNQLKENGLGDAQRGMDLREVYRAIDFFNPCEQGCQRALDRYATTSKHTFDIDGKIVVHEFAFQPFMNSAGEVVGCSIWQKDITEEVENNYRLRESERKYREAQEVANIGHWYWDMREDQIAWSNQLYRIFEQEPGKFDATFDALSEIIHPDDRQAFVDDVENCIKNNEMHDITHRIVVGDGEVRYVHQKGRAYYDENGKPKSMSGTTQDVTNAVLANQQIVEQNHELQNFVRIISHNLRGPISNLLMLSKIYEWGKDEMNDDIVRKIEHTTEALDQTIKDLNLSLSLKAADKEQFREVPLRDVMKDVDGLLSEEISRSKASVETDFSNVSSIFGAKSYVVNIFYNLILNAIHYAKEHVPPVIKVTTQTIPEGMVIQFSDNGIGMELTPERERKIFDMYGRLSGVTEGKGFGLYLVKTQVEAMEGKISVESEKDVGTTFTISFPLPS, from the coding sequence TTGAAACAGAAGAACGCTTTTATTCAAAATAAAGTTGAAATTGTTGAGGATAGGGATGACGTGGTATGGGCTATGGACAGGGACTACAGACTCACGGCTTTCAACACCTGTTTCAAAAATCAATTGAAAGAAAACGGCCTGGGCGATGCCCAAAGAGGTATGGACCTCAGGGAGGTGTACCGGGCCATTGATTTTTTTAATCCCTGCGAACAGGGTTGTCAACGTGCCCTTGATCGTTACGCTACCACCTCTAAACATACTTTTGATATAGATGGCAAAATTGTAGTGCATGAATTTGCCTTCCAGCCCTTTATGAACAGTGCTGGCGAAGTGGTCGGTTGTTCTATTTGGCAAAAGGACATCACCGAAGAAGTTGAGAACAATTACAGATTACGCGAAAGTGAACGCAAGTACAGAGAGGCCCAAGAAGTGGCCAATATTGGACATTGGTATTGGGATATGCGGGAGGACCAAATCGCTTGGTCCAACCAATTGTACCGAATCTTTGAACAGGAACCCGGAAAATTCGACGCTACTTTCGATGCCCTTTCGGAGATTATCCACCCGGACGACCGACAAGCTTTTGTTGATGATGTTGAGAATTGCATCAAGAACAATGAAATGCACGATATTACCCATAGGATTGTTGTGGGGGACGGTGAAGTCCGATATGTGCACCAAAAGGGAAGAGCTTACTATGATGAAAACGGCAAGCCCAAATCCATGTCAGGGACCACCCAAGATGTCACCAATGCGGTGTTGGCCAATCAACAGATAGTAGAGCAAAACCACGAACTCCAGAATTTTGTGCGGATTATTTCACATAATTTGCGCGGACCCATCTCCAACCTCCTCATGTTATCCAAAATTTACGAATGGGGCAAGGATGAAATGAATGATGACATTGTCCGAAAAATAGAACATACTACCGAAGCATTAGATCAAACCATCAAAGACCTTAACCTCTCATTGTCCTTGAAAGCGGCCGATAAGGAGCAGTTTAGGGAGGTGCCACTCAGGGATGTAATGAAGGATGTGGATGGATTGCTATCTGAGGAAATTAGCAGGAGTAAAGCTTCCGTGGAAACGGATTTTTCCAACGTGAGCTCCATATTTGGTGCCAAGAGCTATGTGGTGAATATTTTTTACAATCTTATCCTCAACGCCATTCACTATGCCAAAGAACATGTTCCTCCCGTTATAAAAGTCACCACACAAACAATTCCCGAAGGCATGGTTATCCAATTCTCCGATAATGGCATTGGGATGGAGCTTACTCCAGAGCGGGAACGTAAAATTTTTGATATGTATGGCAGGCTTAGCGGTGTCACCGAAGGCAAGGGCTTTGGGCTGTACTTGGTAAAGACCCAAGTGGAGGCTATGGAAGGTAAAATCAGTGTGGAAAGTGAAAAGGATGTGGGTACTACCTTTACAATCAGTTTCCCGTTACCATCTTGA
- a CDS encoding alkylphosphonate utilization protein translates to MTVLEQLQERSGNTCELCGSTEKLMVYEVPPVSTGGVDGSLLACNTCLHQIENPDGVDPNHWRCLNDSMWSEHDAVKVVAWRMLNRLKSEGWPQDLLGMMYLDDTTLEWAKATGDGQDESEKVVHRDVNGNILENGDSVVLVKDLKVKGSSMVAKQGTAVRRISLDHENAEYIEGKVDGQHIVLVTKYVKKI, encoded by the coding sequence ATGACGGTTTTGGAACAATTACAGGAGCGAAGCGGGAATACCTGCGAATTATGTGGGTCAACAGAAAAATTAATGGTGTATGAGGTTCCTCCGGTGTCCACGGGTGGCGTGGATGGGAGTCTTTTGGCCTGTAATACTTGTCTTCACCAAATAGAAAACCCCGATGGTGTGGATCCCAATCATTGGCGTTGCCTTAACGATAGCATGTGGAGCGAACACGACGCCGTAAAAGTGGTTGCATGGCGCATGCTGAACCGTTTAAAGTCTGAAGGATGGCCCCAAGACCTTTTGGGTATGATGTATTTGGATGATACAACGTTGGAATGGGCCAAAGCTACTGGCGACGGACAGGATGAAAGCGAGAAAGTGGTCCACAGGGACGTGAATGGCAACATTCTTGAAAATGGGGACAGCGTAGTATTGGTAAAGGACCTAAAAGTAAAAGGTTCCAGCATGGTCGCAAAACAGGGAACCGCCGTAAGACGGATTTCCCTGGATCACGAAAATGCTGAATATATTGAAGGCAAAGTAGATGGTCAGCACATTGTGCTTGTGACCAAATACGTAAAAAAGATCTAG
- a CDS encoding FAD-dependent oxidoreductase → MKTTVVIGGNFAGMTAALEIKRKGKKDHKVLVIDKSPLFLFVPSLIWVPFGRREIKDISFRKDTILEKKGVDFVQAEALHVDPEAQVVHTSKGDFAYDHLVIATGPKVKYDVAPGVQEHAHYIGTPNGAMKTRQALEEFKKNPGPIVIGATQNAGCMGAAYEFLFNVEKWLREQKIRKKVDLYWITPETFLGHFGIDGITGGETMLKSFMKMFHIHYRTEVGVKEVTEDSVILTSDEVLSSKFTMLMPPFVGVDFVVNSPKLEATAAGYLPVGDDYRHLKYPNIWSAGIAVDVKLPFKPGKVPFSGPKTGYPSDETGKIVAENIIRVTKGKDKLKKKAWGKIPGICVMDAGKKEVIIISDHLFKPRNFAIMIPNIFYDFNKVLFEKYFLWKTKHGYSQLP, encoded by the coding sequence ATGAAAACCACAGTAGTCATTGGCGGAAATTTTGCAGGAATGACCGCCGCTTTGGAAATCAAAAGAAAAGGGAAAAAGGACCATAAGGTCTTGGTTATCGACAAATCGCCGTTGTTCCTGTTTGTTCCCTCATTGATCTGGGTACCGTTTGGAAGACGGGAAATCAAAGATATTTCGTTTAGGAAGGATACTATACTTGAAAAGAAGGGGGTTGATTTTGTGCAAGCCGAAGCGCTACACGTAGACCCTGAGGCCCAAGTGGTGCACACCAGCAAAGGCGATTTTGCCTACGACCATCTGGTGATTGCCACTGGCCCCAAAGTAAAGTACGATGTTGCTCCTGGAGTTCAAGAACACGCACACTATATTGGCACACCCAACGGTGCCATGAAAACAAGACAAGCGTTGGAGGAATTCAAGAAAAACCCTGGCCCCATTGTTATTGGTGCCACCCAAAATGCGGGTTGTATGGGAGCTGCCTATGAGTTTTTGTTCAATGTGGAAAAATGGTTGAGGGAACAAAAAATCAGAAAAAAGGTTGACCTGTATTGGATTACTCCTGAAACTTTCTTGGGTCACTTTGGTATTGATGGCATCACCGGAGGTGAGACCATGCTCAAATCCTTCATGAAAATGTTCCACATTCATTACAGAACGGAAGTAGGGGTAAAGGAGGTTACCGAAGACAGTGTAATATTAACTTCGGATGAGGTGTTGTCCAGCAAATTCACTATGTTGATGCCTCCATTTGTAGGGGTCGACTTTGTGGTCAATTCCCCAAAATTGGAAGCAACGGCTGCAGGATATCTCCCCGTAGGCGATGATTACCGACACTTGAAATATCCAAATATCTGGTCCGCAGGAATCGCTGTGGATGTAAAATTGCCCTTTAAACCCGGAAAGGTACCCTTTTCTGGTCCCAAAACCGGTTATCCATCCGATGAAACCGGTAAAATTGTGGCCGAGAACATCATCAGGGTTACCAAAGGCAAGGATAAGTTGAAGAAGAAAGCATGGGGTAAAATCCCAGGTATATGTGTGATGGATGCCGGTAAAAAAGAAGTGATCATTATTAGCGACCACCTCTTCAAACCTCGGAACTTTGCCATCATGATTCCCAACATATTTTATGACTTCAATAAGGTGTTGTTCGAGAAATATTTCCTTTGGAAAACCAAACATGGATATTCGCAATTACCTTAA